In Salinisphaera sp. T31B1, the following are encoded in one genomic region:
- a CDS encoding metallophosphoesterase, with protein sequence MKFGVIGDIHGCWDAADTAFFNTAGYDMLLFVGDFARVTAATPVARRLSGLTTPAWAIAGNHDGVTLTQLLAEIKRRRLVQRIGALGMARRVRRMERAMAPVRLGGYTLARLGDDLGLIVARPHAMGPDRFYYRHYLKRHYGVHDFQSSAERLKRLVDDSPRDLILLAHNGPAGLGTTPADIFGCDFNPDHGDFGDPDLRDAITHARATGRRVRAVLAGHMHHRSKHTGQWRRTAVDDGQTLFLNCARVPRIEQAGTRRHHLMLNITGHGIEAETRFVDATGRIVEQMPIEADAVAG encoded by the coding sequence ATGAAATTCGGCGTCATCGGCGATATTCACGGCTGCTGGGACGCGGCCGATACCGCGTTCTTCAACACGGCCGGCTACGACATGCTGCTGTTCGTGGGTGACTTCGCCCGTGTAACCGCCGCCACGCCGGTGGCCCGGCGCCTGTCGGGCCTGACCACGCCGGCCTGGGCGATTGCCGGCAACCACGATGGCGTGACGCTGACCCAGCTGCTGGCCGAGATCAAGCGGCGCCGGCTGGTGCAGCGAATCGGCGCCCTGGGCATGGCACGCCGGGTGCGACGCATGGAGCGGGCCATGGCGCCGGTGCGCCTGGGCGGTTACACCCTCGCCCGGCTCGGTGACGATCTGGGGCTGATCGTGGCTCGGCCACATGCGATGGGCCCGGACCGGTTCTATTATCGTCACTATCTGAAACGCCACTACGGCGTGCACGATTTCCAGAGTAGCGCCGAGCGTCTCAAACGCCTGGTCGACGATAGCCCGCGGGATCTGATTCTGCTGGCTCATAACGGCCCGGCCGGTCTGGGTACAACGCCGGCGGATATATTCGGCTGCGACTTCAACCCCGACCACGGCGATTTCGGCGATCCGGACCTGCGCGACGCGATCACCCATGCGAGGGCGACCGGCCGCCGGGTGCGTGCCGTACTGGCCGGGCACATGCACCATCGCAGCAAGCATACGGGTCAGTGGCGCCGAACCGCGGTCGACGACGGCCAGACGCTTTTTCTCAACTGTGCGCGGGTTCCCCGTATCGAGCAGGCCGGCACCCGTCGCCACCACCTGATGCTCAACATCACCGGTCACGGCATAGAAGCCGAAACACGATTCGTGGACGCCACAGGCCGGATCGTCGAGCAGATGCCGATCGAGGCCGATGCCGTGGCTGGTTAA
- a CDS encoding MFS transporter, with amino-acid sequence MHEQTIARRSWGIAAIAFVGGVGGGAVFPILPVIGRDLGISGFMIGLILSANRITRLGFNPITGSLLDRFGARWPVTAGLVIEAAGTLMFSMALSASHPEAWFLAGRIVWGIGSSLLLVGALAAIMAVAPAARRGGMTARVRTAVSLGLPAGLVIGGLVADRISVNAAFLTATGLSLVGAVGALFLLPDRARIEQAPPTTRGRGSPRVQAWRELLAMPTLRIIFAANALLFFTVSGVLLATVALLVDARGLYVFGLGAEGSSGLLMAVLMAARATSALASGRYLDRSARRTGLLLPAMGLLAAGFVALGQARHPGMAALGLLVIGAGAGGLTIPMITLLGDIAPRPLHGRALSIYQWSSDFGGALGPAAGLELGRWLGFGWTYAVMGVAVLSMAFPLRWLAAGEPKRPG; translated from the coding sequence GTGCACGAACAAACGATCGCCCGGCGCAGCTGGGGGATTGCGGCGATCGCGTTCGTCGGCGGCGTCGGTGGCGGCGCGGTGTTTCCGATTCTGCCCGTGATCGGACGGGATCTGGGTATCTCGGGTTTCATGATCGGGCTGATCCTGTCGGCCAATCGCATCACCCGGCTCGGCTTCAACCCAATTACCGGCAGCCTGCTGGACCGTTTCGGGGCACGCTGGCCCGTCACGGCCGGTTTGGTGATCGAAGCCGCAGGCACGCTGATGTTCTCGATGGCGCTTTCTGCCTCTCACCCCGAGGCATGGTTTCTGGCCGGGCGGATCGTATGGGGTATCGGCTCGTCGTTGCTGCTGGTCGGCGCGCTGGCCGCGATCATGGCGGTCGCCCCGGCGGCCCGTCGTGGCGGCATGACCGCGCGTGTGCGTACCGCGGTCAGCCTGGGCCTGCCGGCGGGCCTGGTCATCGGTGGACTGGTGGCCGATCGCATTTCGGTCAACGCCGCCTTTCTGACGGCCACCGGCCTGAGTCTCGTCGGCGCGGTGGGGGCGCTGTTCCTGCTGCCCGATCGGGCGCGCATCGAGCAGGCGCCGCCGACCACGCGAGGCCGCGGCAGCCCACGCGTCCAGGCATGGCGCGAGCTGCTGGCCATGCCCACGCTGCGAATCATCTTCGCTGCCAACGCGCTGCTGTTCTTTACCGTATCGGGCGTGCTGCTGGCTACCGTGGCATTGCTGGTCGACGCACGCGGCCTGTATGTGTTCGGGCTGGGCGCCGAAGGCAGCAGCGGCCTGCTGATGGCCGTGTTGATGGCCGCACGCGCGACCAGCGCGCTGGCCAGTGGCCGCTATCTGGATCGCAGCGCCCGGCGTACTGGTCTACTGCTGCCGGCCATGGGGTTGCTGGCCGCCGGATTCGTTGCCCTGGGTCAGGCGAGGCACCCGGGCATGGCCGCGCTCGGATTGCTCGTCATCGGGGCGGGTGCCGGCGGATTGACCATTCCCATGATCACCCTGCTGGGCGATATCGCGCCGCGTCCGCTGCATGGACGGGCGTTGTCGATCTACCAGTGGTCCAGCGATTTTGGCGGTGCCCTGGGCCCAGCCGCCGGTCTGGAACTCGGGCGCTGGCTGGGCTTCGGCTGGACCTATGCGGTGATGGGCGTGGCCGTCCTGAGTATGGCGTTTCCGCTGCGCTGGCTGGCGGCGGGCGAACCCAAGCGCCCTGGTTAA
- a CDS encoding response regulator encodes MSLKVLLVEDDTAFAATLARSLTRLGHDPTTASTPEAALAAVENARFDAAVVDLRLGERSGLALIEPLLAADAELRILMLTGFASIATAIHAIKLGACNYLPKPATARQILAALDEPADTPAPEPPGQTSLRRLEWEHIQQVLAAHEYNISATARALGMHRRTLQRKLAKKPVRE; translated from the coding sequence ATGAGCCTGAAGGTGCTGCTCGTCGAAGACGATACGGCCTTCGCCGCCACGCTCGCGCGCTCGCTGACCCGGCTGGGCCACGACCCGACGACGGCGTCCACGCCGGAGGCGGCCTTGGCGGCGGTGGAAAACGCCCGTTTCGATGCCGCCGTGGTGGATCTGCGTCTGGGCGAACGCAGTGGCCTGGCCCTGATCGAGCCGCTGCTGGCCGCCGACGCGGAACTGCGCATCCTCATGCTCACCGGCTTTGCCAGCATCGCGACGGCGATTCATGCGATCAAGCTCGGGGCGTGCAACTATCTGCCCAAACCCGCTACTGCACGCCAGATCCTGGCCGCGCTGGACGAGCCGGCCGATACCCCGGCCCCCGAACCGCCCGGTCAGACATCGCTGCGGCGACTGGAGTGGGAGCATATTCAGCAGGTGCTGGCCGCGCACGAGTACAATATCTCGGCGACGGCGCGCGCGCTGGGCATGCATCGGCGCACGCTCCAGCGCAAGCTGGCCAAGAAGCCGGTACGCGAGTAG
- a CDS encoding ATP-binding protein: protein MLNHAFTLNATQVLGLLARLRLVVALAYAAALAVAALVGQALAPWVWAVPAALLVFNARVSADRGTATAGRIARHLGFDTLALFIVLWASGGATNPFVSLFLVPVAIAGVTLPPRPAAGLTTAAIAAYTLLLLRYLRSGHGSSAMGGFETHVIGMWLNFVLAAILLCVFLLAVTAALRVRERELAAQRERLLRDDAIVSVATLAAGAAHALNTPLGTIALAAESLEAHPDLPDDARAEVDTINAQAQVCAAQLRQLVDAHRPDPDAQASVAGFATGVIERWRARRPEIDSAVTGLDRLPAAPLRNDPALAQAFQNLLDNAADASLAADCARVAIDWGCEPGEDDGPATLRLSIDDNGRDGDPGFIDGVGLTSTKPGGLGLGVTLARASIVRLGGRLSWHSRPGGGMRTEVRLPMAALANDLRVLSS, encoded by the coding sequence GTGCTGAATCATGCCTTCACCCTGAATGCGACCCAGGTCCTGGGGCTGCTTGCCCGGCTGCGGCTGGTCGTAGCCCTGGCCTATGCCGCGGCACTGGCGGTAGCGGCCCTCGTCGGCCAGGCGCTGGCGCCATGGGTCTGGGCCGTACCTGCGGCATTGCTGGTGTTCAACGCCCGGGTCTCGGCCGATCGCGGAACCGCCACGGCCGGGCGAATCGCTCGGCATCTGGGGTTCGACACGCTGGCCCTGTTCATCGTGCTTTGGGCCAGTGGCGGGGCGACCAACCCGTTCGTGTCGCTGTTTCTGGTGCCGGTGGCCATTGCCGGGGTCACGCTGCCGCCGCGCCCGGCCGCCGGTCTCACCACTGCCGCGATCGCGGCCTATACATTGCTGCTGCTGCGCTACCTGCGCAGCGGCCACGGCAGCAGCGCCATGGGCGGTTTCGAGACTCATGTCATCGGCATGTGGCTGAATTTCGTGCTGGCCGCGATCCTGCTGTGCGTATTCCTGCTGGCGGTCACCGCCGCGCTGCGTGTCCGCGAGCGTGAACTGGCCGCCCAGCGGGAACGCCTGCTCCGGGACGATGCCATCGTGTCCGTCGCCACGCTGGCCGCCGGCGCCGCCCACGCCTTGAACACGCCGCTGGGCACGATCGCGCTGGCGGCCGAATCGCTGGAAGCGCATCCGGACCTGCCCGACGACGCCCGGGCCGAGGTCGACACCATCAATGCCCAGGCCCAGGTCTGTGCCGCCCAGCTGCGCCAGCTCGTCGACGCCCACCGGCCGGACCCAGACGCGCAGGCGAGCGTGGCCGGTTTCGCGACCGGCGTGATCGAGCGCTGGCGTGCGCGCCGGCCGGAGATCGACAGCGCGGTCACCGGCCTGGACCGGCTGCCGGCCGCGCCGCTGCGCAACGATCCGGCGCTGGCCCAGGCGTTTCAGAACCTGCTGGATAACGCCGCCGACGCCTCGCTGGCCGCCGATTGCGCGCGGGTGGCCATCGACTGGGGCTGCGAACCGGGCGAGGACGACGGCCCGGCTACCTTACGGCTGTCGATTGACGACAACGGTCGTGACGGCGATCCGGGGTTCATCGACGGTGTCGGACTCACCAGCACCAAGCCCGGCGGGCTCGGCCTGGGGGTGACCCTGGCACGGGCGAGCATCGTGCGGCTGGGCGGACGGCTGAGCTGGCACTCGCGCCCGGGCGGCGGCATGCGCACCGAGGTACGTCTGCCGATGGCCGCGCTGGCCAACGACCTGCGCGTGCTGTCGTCATGA
- a CDS encoding TonB-dependent receptor, giving the protein MRGIGWLIGLGGLAIVGPASAQTAAPGTRAGQTGLAPIAVVSDRPEGRSITANPPVQAADTAAALQDVPGAALLDNGRVSGQAQYRGLSGYRNNVRIDGMGIDSGGPNWMDPPLHYAPAALVERVRVTRGIPSVADSVDAIGTVVEAETDRGDYAADDRLSFGGRLSSTIRSVDNGHSVGGRVQAASRRTKVGLSGATDRAGDTRTPFGRIRASSVARDQYGLDFGHRSGLGETTGFVRHQDTGRTGTPSLPLDIEFFDTTLAQLGHRATLGRTTIETRVSFDHVDHRMTNFELRRPPDFSPLNGTAADRRFIDARSQGYGAEVDIDHRLFGGTLSGGFDTHLAQHDATVGNPDNPMFFVDAFDAIRRDYYSGYTQWAGPLTGRWTGELGARYTHVVMDAGPGGVAAGLPRPAQNLAAGFASADRHTTDDNVDVVARLARGFGQRWTGYLGLGRKTRSPYYIERYAYIPLEATAGLADGNNHVGDIGLAPEVAYEINLGTDFEGQRLTFSPQLFYRRVNDYITGVAVDDTPGIVDSDVERVSAVNGDPTPLRYANVEAELYGADLSAGYALAPTWQLEGGGGYTRGRRVDTGDDLYRIAPANLRARLIWSPTDWRLALTQRYVFAQHRVSETHADARLAEPETAGYALTDVSAAYRLSQALTLTFGIDNLFDKGYRDFLAGYNRAGGGDIPVGARLPGAGRNAYASLAARF; this is encoded by the coding sequence ATGCGAGGTATCGGATGGTTGATCGGGCTCGGCGGGCTGGCGATCGTTGGGCCTGCCTCGGCACAGACGGCCGCGCCTGGAACGAGGGCGGGCCAGACGGGCCTGGCCCCGATCGCAGTGGTCTCCGACCGGCCGGAGGGACGCTCGATTACCGCCAATCCACCCGTGCAGGCGGCGGATACCGCGGCTGCCCTGCAGGACGTGCCGGGGGCCGCACTGCTCGATAACGGGCGGGTCAGCGGCCAGGCTCAGTATCGAGGCCTGTCAGGCTATCGCAACAACGTACGTATCGACGGCATGGGCATCGACAGCGGGGGGCCCAACTGGATGGACCCGCCGCTGCACTATGCCCCGGCGGCGCTGGTCGAGCGGGTTCGGGTGACGCGCGGCATTCCATCGGTCGCCGACAGCGTCGATGCGATCGGCACCGTCGTTGAAGCCGAGACCGATCGCGGCGATTACGCTGCCGACGATCGACTGAGTTTCGGCGGCCGGCTCTCGTCGACCATCCGCAGTGTCGATAACGGCCACAGTGTAGGGGGGCGGGTACAGGCGGCCAGCCGCCGGACCAAGGTTGGCCTGTCCGGCGCGACCGACCGCGCCGGCGATACCCGCACACCGTTCGGCCGGATTCGCGCATCGAGCGTGGCGCGTGACCAGTACGGCCTGGATTTCGGTCATCGCAGCGGCCTCGGTGAGACCACCGGTTTCGTTCGTCATCAGGATACCGGCCGCACCGGCACGCCGTCTCTGCCGCTGGATATCGAGTTCTTCGATACCACGCTGGCCCAGCTCGGCCATCGTGCGACCCTGGGCCGGACCACGATCGAGACCCGGGTGTCGTTCGACCATGTCGATCACCGCATGACCAACTTCGAGCTGCGTCGGCCGCCCGACTTCAGTCCGCTCAACGGCACGGCGGCCGATCGCCGATTCATCGATGCGCGCAGCCAGGGTTACGGCGCCGAGGTCGATATCGATCATCGCCTGTTCGGGGGCACGCTGTCCGGCGGCTTCGATACGCATCTGGCCCAGCATGATGCGACCGTCGGCAACCCGGACAATCCGATGTTCTTCGTCGATGCGTTCGATGCCATCCGGCGCGACTACTACAGCGGCTATACCCAGTGGGCCGGCCCGCTGACCGGCCGCTGGACCGGCGAGCTGGGCGCGCGCTATACGCACGTGGTCATGGACGCCGGGCCAGGCGGCGTGGCCGCCGGTCTGCCGCGGCCGGCGCAGAATCTGGCGGCCGGATTCGCCAGCGCGGACCGGCACACGACCGACGACAACGTCGATGTGGTCGCCCGGCTGGCGCGCGGCTTCGGCCAGCGCTGGACCGGTTATCTCGGGCTCGGGCGCAAGACCCGCTCGCCGTACTATATCGAGCGCTATGCTTATATCCCGCTCGAGGCGACCGCCGGGCTGGCTGATGGCAACAATCATGTCGGCGATATCGGACTGGCGCCCGAGGTGGCCTACGAGATCAATCTGGGCACGGATTTCGAAGGCCAGCGGCTGACGTTTTCGCCGCAGTTGTTCTATCGCCGTGTCAATGACTACATCACCGGCGTGGCCGTGGACGACACGCCGGGCATCGTTGACAGCGATGTCGAACGGGTGAGCGCAGTCAACGGCGATCCGACGCCGCTGCGCTATGCCAACGTCGAGGCCGAGCTCTACGGCGCGGACCTGTCGGCCGGCTACGCGCTCGCCCCGACCTGGCAGCTCGAAGGCGGCGGTGGATACACGCGCGGCCGGCGGGTCGACACCGGCGACGACCTGTATCGTATCGCGCCGGCCAATCTGCGGGCCAGACTCATCTGGTCGCCGACCGACTGGAGGCTGGCGCTGACCCAACGCTATGTCTTCGCCCAGCACCGGGTATCCGAGACCCATGCCGATGCCCGGCTCGCCGAGCCCGAAACCGCCGGCTATGCGCTGACCGACGTATCGGCCGCCTACCGGCTCAGCCAGGCGCTTACCCTGACTTTTGGCATCGACAATCTGTTCGACAAGGGCTATCGCGACTTCCTGGCGGGCTACAATCGGGCCGGTGGCGGCGATATCCCGGTCGGTGCGCGTTTGCCGGGGGCCGGTCGTAATGCGTATGCGAGTCTGGCCGCCCGGTTCTAG